The sequence below is a genomic window from Brooklawnia cerclae.
CGACGCGGTGGCGGACGCTTTCGACGGTGCCCGGCCCGACGTCGCTCAGTTGCGTCTGCCGGGGGATCCGTCCCGGGAAGCGACGCTGTTCCAGGTCGTTGTGCATCAGCCGGGCCTGCTGAGGTCGATGTCTGCCGCAGAGCTGTCCGAGGGGACTCTGCGCTTCCTGCTCGTCGCAACAGCTCTTCTCAGCCCTCGTCCACCCGGCCTGCTCGTCCTCAACGAACCTGAGGCCAGTCTGTATCCGGGGGTGTTGCCCGCACTGGCCCGCCTGATCCTGCGGGCGGCCCGGGCGACCCAGGTGGTCGTCGTCTCGCATTCCGCGGCTCTCGTCGAGGCGATCACAGGCGCAGGGGCGTCCGGCGTGGTCGCCCACGAACTCGTCAAGCATGCGGGTAGCACCGAGATCGTCGGTCAGAAGGTGCTGGACCGTCCCGCATGGAACTGGGGGAAGCGGTAGCACTCGTACGGGGCCGGAGAGGTTCGGCCCCGTCCCTGTCTCATCGTGGGCCGCGGGCTTGACCTACTTCCAAAATCCTATAAAATCCCTGATATCTCATCAGGTGTGTGAGGTCCTCAGAGTCGAGGAGAGTGCGATGGAAGATTCGGTTCGCGGTCCCGGGGTCGTCCCGGCTGCGACATCCATACCATTCGCCGTAGCCGGACGCTGTATGAGCGTGTCGACAATCGAAATCATGACGGGCGAGGCATTCGACTCTGGACGTCCGAGGTGTGACAGCGGGAACCGGCCTACTACCCCCACTCGAGACCGGTCGGACGCGCGATCGGCGCGCGTCCCCATATCCCGGAGTTATCGGCACGAACGACGGGGAGGTGAGTCCGCAGAAGAACCAGAGACGCCGTTCGACCGGTAATGCCCCGGCCGGACGAATCGGATCGCAGGGTCATGCTGCTGCGATCTTGTTCCAGCGCGGGCGAGAGCGCAATCAGCGACAGGGATGATGCAGCTGGCTCCTCGCACCAAACACAGGCGCTGGATTCTGTCCAGTCCTTTTCGGCAGCAGACGATCGCGCAATGAGAAGTGCTCCGAACGCAGAGGTTCGAACGAACGGGCACGCGCATGCGCCGAAGAGGAAAGGTCAGGTACCCCGGGGTCCGCTGACGTCGATGACGAACTCTCGGTCCCGGGTGGTACCTGGCAACTCAACATGATGTGGAGACGAAGTGGAAGCACGAAACGATGCCGAGGCTGCGGTCAGGAGCGAGGAAGAAGCTCGTGCCGCAGCAAGTGAGTGGGGTTCTCCAGGTGCTCGGGGATGGAAGATCCTGGCGCACCCATACTCATGGGCAACTCTGGTAGTGACGACGTCGGCGATCCTCATGACCTCTATCGACGGGGGCTTGATGGAGCGCACGATGTCGATGGTCAAAGAGGAATTCAACCTCAGCAATACGCACATCGGCTGGCTCAATGCGGTGTTCTTCATCGGATTCATCCTCGGCGCCTATGTGTTCGGTATCGTCTCCGATCGAATCGGGACGGGATGGCGTCGCACCTGGACATGGAACGTCGCCATGCTCTTCGCGATCGTCGGTGGCGCCCTCACCTTCGGCGCGAGTGGTAGCTTCATCGCGTTCCTCCTGTGGCGCTTGCCGATGGGCATCAGCCGAGGCGGATCGGAGCCGGTCAATGTGGCGATCGTCTCGGAATGGTGGCCGAAGGAGCATCGTGGATTCGCCCTCGGCGTCCACCATGCCGGCTTCCCCTGGGGCCAGTTCCTCGTCGGTCCGCTCCTGGTCGGGATCGCCGCGTTCGGCGGCGGTTGGCGGGAGGCGTTCCTGATCATCCCGCTCCTGGGCCTGGTGGTCATCGCCGCGCAGTCGTTCCTGGGAACCGAGAAGCACCAGCGCGCGGTGTACGACTACATCGACGCGCACGGCCAGACGCGGCCCGCCCCCGACCTGTCGGTCAAGGTGAAGGAAAGCGTGTGGGACCAGTTCCTGACCGCTTTCCGGGTGCCGAACGCCCGTCGGGCGATGCTGGTGGGCTTCGTGATGCTGTGGGCCGAGGCCGGCGCGACGTCCTTCCTCACCATCCAGTTGACCGAGCGGGGCATCTCGACGAGCCAGGCAGTCGTGATCGCCGGTGCGTCCGGCCTCACCGGTTGGATCGGGCAGATCGTGTGGGGCACGCTGTCCGACCACATCGGGCGGAAGCTGTCGCTGGGGATCATCCTGACCGGTTGGGCGATCTCGGTGGGGACGATGTTCTTCATCAGCACCGCCACGACCGGATGGCTCATCCTGCTGTTCTGGGGCCTGTTCAGGAACTCGCCCTTCCCCGTCATCTACGCCATCCTCAGCGATTCGGTGCCGAAGGCGTCCGGCTCGGCCATGGGTGTCATGATCGGTTCCGCGCTCGGTATCTCGGGAATCTTCGCGGCGACTGTCGCGGGCATGGTCATCGACAACCTGGGCTGGGGAGCTCACTACATCGTGATGGTCGTCATCCTGCTCCTCGGTTTCATTCCGCTGGCGCGTATCAAGGAGACGGTCCGCACAGCCCGTTCGGTGTCGGTGTCGGAGGCCTGATGCACAGCGGCTGGACGGCGAACCGGGACTCGTCCCGGCTGGGACGCTGAATTTCGGCGTCATCCGGGTCCGGCCGGGAGGGACGCAGTGGGCCGGTGCGATCTGTGATGGATCGCACCGGCCCACTGTCATCCGCGGGCGACAGCGGCACCGACCGTGCCGCGA
It includes:
- a CDS encoding MFS transporter, with protein sequence MSMVKEEFNLSNTHIGWLNAVFFIGFILGAYVFGIVSDRIGTGWRRTWTWNVAMLFAIVGGALTFGASGSFIAFLLWRLPMGISRGGSEPVNVAIVSEWWPKEHRGFALGVHHAGFPWGQFLVGPLLVGIAAFGGGWREAFLIIPLLGLVVIAAQSFLGTEKHQRAVYDYIDAHGQTRPAPDLSVKVKESVWDQFLTAFRVPNARRAMLVGFVMLWAEAGATSFLTIQLTERGISTSQAVVIAGASGLTGWIGQIVWGTLSDHIGRKLSLGIILTGWAISVGTMFFISTATTGWLILLFWGLFRNSPFPVIYAILSDSVPKASGSAMGVMIGSALGISGIFAATVAGMVIDNLGWGAHYIVMVVILLLGFIPLARIKETVRTARSVSVSEA